The Bacteroidota bacterium DNA segment TAACCCGGCTTTCGGGGATAAAATCTGGAAGAACGTTGATTTCGTGCAAAGTGCTCCTATGACCTTGCAGGGAACGGTAAATAAAACACTAATTTCTTTAATTCTCGTTGTTGCTTCTGCGGCTTATACCTGGGATTTATTTATGCAGGGAGGAAACGTAAACGGAATAATGATGGGTGGTTTCATCGGAGGATTTATTCTGGCGATGGTAACAATCTTTAAAAACGATTGGGCTAAAGTTACGGTTCCATTATACGCATTGTTCGAAGGAGCGGCCTTAGGCGGGTTATCTGCTATGTTTGAGCTTAAATATCCGGGGTTGCCAATGCAGGCCGTTGCGTTAACTTTTGGAACATTCGCAGTAATGCTTTTTGCTTATAAAGCCGGAGTAATAAGAGCTACAGATAAATTCAGATCTATCATAACATCAGCAATCGGAGGAATATTTTTGGTTTATATGATTAGCTGGATTATGTCGTTTTTCGGATCAACATCTTTTATCTATGGAAATTCATTAATGTCGATTGGTTTTTCTGTATTGGTAACAGGAATTGCTGCTTTCAGTTTGATTCTGGACTTTGATTTCATCGAAAAGGGAGTAATGCAGCAACTGCCTAAAAAATATGAATGGATGGGAGCCTTTGGTCTACTGGTAACTTTAATATGGTTATACATAGAAATACTAAGACTACTATCTAAGATTTCAAGCCGAAATTAAAAAATAAAAATACAGGTATAAAAAAACCGGGTTTTATTCAAACCCGGTTTTTTTAATATTTTTTATTGCAAAGTAATCCTACATATGAGCCTCAAGCTTTGCTGCTAAAACTTCTTTTGGAGCTACACCAACCTGCTTATCTACAACTTTACCTCCCTTGAAAACCAACAAAGTAGGGATATTTCTGATTCCCAATGCTGATGACACTGCAGGGTTATTATCTACATCAACCTTTCCGATTACTGCTTTCCCGTCGTATTCTTTAGCCAACTCCTCTACAATTGGAGCAACCATTCTACAAGGTCCGCACCATGCAGCCCAAAAATCGATCAATACTACCTTGTCCGATTGAATAACCTCTACCTCGAAATTTGCATCTGTTATTTCTAAAGCCATAATAATTTATTTTCTATTGTTATATCCAAAATTCAAGCAGCAAATTTAAGAATTTTTTTTACCATCGCCAGCAATTTTCCACCTAGTTTTAATTGTATTTATTTATCTGATAATAAAGTTGTTTGATATAATTATTTGGGCGCTCCTTTGTCGATGAAAAATCGACAAAGT contains these protein-coding regions:
- a CDS encoding Bax inhibitor-1/YccA family protein; its protein translation is MSLIKSSNPAFGDKIWKNVDFVQSAPMTLQGTVNKTLISLILVVASAAYTWDLFMQGGNVNGIMMGGFIGGFILAMVTIFKNDWAKVTVPLYALFEGAALGGLSAMFELKYPGLPMQAVALTFGTFAVMLFAYKAGVIRATDKFRSIITSAIGGIFLVYMISWIMSFFGSTSFIYGNSLMSIGFSVLVTGIAAFSLILDFDFIEKGVMQQLPKKYEWMGAFGLLVTLIWLYIEILRLLSKISSRN
- the trxA gene encoding thioredoxin; the protein is MALEITDANFEVEVIQSDKVVLIDFWAAWCGPCRMVAPIVEELAKEYDGKAVIGKVDVDNNPAVSSALGIRNIPTLLVFKGGKVVDKQVGVAPKEVLAAKLEAHM